The sequence below is a genomic window from Nicotiana tomentosiformis chromosome 6, ASM39032v3, whole genome shotgun sequence.
GAACTAATTCTTTTTGACTCAAATTGTTTATACATATGCAAAAATGAATTCAAAACGTATACATATAATAATAAGATCACACTCATTCTGAATTCAGCAAGAATAAAACTCGACCAGCTCGTTCAACGACTCAGGTTGAGGATCAACATTTTGAAGCATCCATAGCAAATGTTCAAAGAGAACAACTTCACAACCAACAGTAATATAATCATCTGAATCACCTGTCCTTTCAACAAGTTCCCTAAAGAGAGGATGATCAACAACATCGGAGCCAACGAGGTATTGGCGACGCGATTTACCAACGTAGACAGGGTGTAATTCTTTGTTGTCATAAGAATTATATGAATCAATGTCATAGGATGAATGATTTGTGGTTACCATTTCCAtggtgttgttgttgctgttgacACGGCTAAGTTTGAAAGATTGCATTTTTTTCAAGACTGACTTGATTTTTGTAAGCTTGCCTCCTTTGGTCATGGCTATTTTtgtaaaagaaaagagaaaaagaggAGAAGAGAGAAGGATTTTGAAAAAGGGAGAGTTTAAGAGATTTTGGTGTTTGGGAGAAAGAGGGAGGAAGGTTCGTATATAAAGGGGGAGCTTAAGACTTAAGAGGAGTATAAAGGTAAATTAGCATGGCTGAAATGCTGATAGACTAGATATGGCTCGGTCGGGTCCTAAGTGGATCCGAATTTAAATTAATCTGATTAGTAAGTTTCGAATATCATATCATTATAATTAAGATAACTATTTTGTTCGTTTCAATTTATTTTTGGTACTTGacacaaaattttaaaaagaaatttttttaaaacttgtgtTCTAAATATGTTATAGACATGTTTGTGACATAAATTATTtcattaaagataaaatgaaaATTCTAAAATTAAATTGTCTCTATGTATAAAAATGCATAATTCGTTTAAATCTAACAAAAAAGAAAGGCAAGATACACATTTGGTCGGTcagccaaaaataattatatatatatatattacataatTTAAATATTACCGACTATTATTTTTGGGACCGactataatataatttttttcgaGGAGAAAAAAAGAAAGCAGATATAGAGGGTGTTTGGATTTGGCTAAGTTTTTTTTTAGCTTTTTTAGTGTTTGATAAACTAAAAAAGTATTTTAAATAGGTTAAAATTTGCTTAAAACAAACCAAAAAAACAAACATAACTTATTACTTTTTGATTTAAAAGTTATTTTAGTttaaaacctttttttttttttagtcaaTCAATCCAAACGACCTTACTTTGAATTGCTTAAAGCACTTGGAGGACCCCGCGCTAGTGTTTACAATTGGTGCCAAGTTTTGTGGCAGGGAAATGAAAACCAGCTGCGGCTTTGGACCTTTTAAGGGGACCATCTTTGTAAGTGGTGCCACATGTGTTGTTATCTGAATGGACACCGGAACCCAAAATGTCTATCGAAAATAGTCTTTTTGTTCTTTTAAATTTGGAATAAGGTTTGCGTACATTATTGTTCTCAAACCTCACTTGTATAAACTCACTGGATTTGTTGTTCTTTTATTATTTGAATGGATGCAAATATTAAAAAATTGTGATTTGAAATATACTTCGATAAACATTAAAGTAAGTTTTTAAGGTTAATTTGAAAatctaaaattaaattatttttaaatataaaatacaGCATTCTATTTAGAACAAGCTAAAAATAAAGAGTACCCCATAACATTCATCGGAGAGAGTATTAAGTAAATTAAATGGGGGATATAAACTAAAAGTAAAGAGCaccatataaaattaattagAGAGACTATTAAATAAAGGTGACAAACAGGTGGGCTGCGCCGGGTCGAGAAAAAAAGTGACCGGTCGGTCACCGATCCGGGACGGGTTCCGGGTTTTACGAACTTGGCTTAACGGGTCCGGCCCCATCCAGTCAAAAATTGAACCGGAACAGTTCCGTACCTAAGGGGCCGGGCCGGGTTAgtgtaatatttttttttgtattttgtataactaaagtaaaaataaaaaataaaaaataatcttataaaaagagtgtttgaataaaggatgcaaagactttaaaattcttatatttgaatatttc
It includes:
- the LOC104120036 gene encoding auxin-responsive protein SAUR76-like; the protein is MTKGGKLTKIKSVLKKMQSFKLSRVNSNNNTMEMVTTNHSSYDIDSYNSYDNKELHPVYVGKSRRQYLVGSDVVDHPLFRELVERTGDSDDYITVGCEVVLFEHLLWMLQNVDPQPESLNELVEFYSC